A genomic window from Candidatus Zixiibacteriota bacterium includes:
- a CDS encoding bifunctional response regulator/alkaline phosphatase family protein, with translation MSRRLSPKKILWVDDEIDSLKPHILFLEKKGYEVSTAISGDDAIAMVGKETFDVVLLDEMMPGKDGLTTLEEIKDIVPHLPVVMVTKSEEESLMDDAIGQKIDDYLVKPVNPSQILSVIKRLLDSRQIITSSAMRRYISEISRFNQKLYMDVTAEDWLEAARILASWSLDLDEHNEEGLEHALVGTRKEWNNEFTKFIETNYTSWLFSEDRPVLSPDIAGEYVMPLLTGGRKVVFIVVDCMRLDQWMLVEPLLAEYYNIQRKYYFSILPSATPFARNALFAGAFPDEIHKAYPDNYRVQDEGSLNRYEENLLADNLSRYRIPLEGKPRFLKVHNDSEGDELARRISDFYDSPLVSIVYNFLDILVHGRSNNIIVKEIAGTEAAFRSLMKTWFTHSSLFAMLKSFASKDHTVIVTSDHGSVLCQRGTMAHGKRTTSTNLRYKYGDNLNSDPKESVIIKKPDQWRLPSLGLATTFILAKEDFYFVYPNKFNEMVRHFQNSFQHGGISLEEMVVPLAILNPK, from the coding sequence ATGTCGAGACGATTGAGTCCGAAAAAAATCCTGTGGGTCGACGACGAGATTGATTCGTTGAAACCTCACATTCTCTTTCTGGAGAAGAAGGGGTATGAGGTGTCGACGGCCATATCGGGTGATGATGCTATCGCCATGGTTGGGAAAGAGACGTTCGATGTGGTGCTTCTGGATGAAATGATGCCGGGCAAGGATGGCCTGACGACGCTCGAGGAGATCAAGGATATCGTGCCGCATCTTCCGGTGGTTATGGTGACGAAATCGGAGGAAGAGTCTTTGATGGATGACGCGATCGGTCAAAAGATCGATGATTACCTGGTCAAGCCGGTGAATCCATCGCAGATTCTTTCGGTGATAAAACGTCTTCTGGATTCGCGTCAGATAATAACGAGTTCGGCCATGCGCAGGTATATCAGCGAAATCAGCCGGTTTAATCAGAAGTTGTATATGGATGTCACCGCCGAAGATTGGCTGGAGGCGGCGAGGATACTTGCGTCATGGAGTCTTGACCTCGATGAGCACAATGAAGAGGGTCTGGAGCACGCTCTTGTGGGAACGCGCAAGGAATGGAACAACGAGTTTACCAAATTCATAGAGACAAATTATACGAGCTGGCTGTTCAGTGAGGACCGTCCTGTGCTATCGCCGGATATCGCGGGTGAGTACGTGATGCCGCTTCTGACGGGCGGGCGGAAGGTGGTTTTCATAGTTGTGGATTGTATGCGTCTGGATCAGTGGATGCTGGTCGAGCCGCTTCTGGCGGAATATTACAACATACAACGGAAGTATTATTTTTCGATTCTACCCAGCGCGACGCCGTTTGCCCGCAATGCTTTGTTCGCGGGCGCTTTTCCCGATGAGATTCACAAGGCTTATCCGGACAATTACCGGGTGCAGGACGAGGGATCGTTGAACCGGTATGAGGAAAATCTGCTCGCGGACAATTTGTCACGGTATCGCATACCGCTGGAGGGAAAGCCGCGCTTTTTGAAGGTGCACAATGACTCAGAAGGTGACGAGCTGGCCCGGAGAATTTCGGATTTCTACGACAGTCCGCTGGTGTCTATCGTTTACAATTTCCTGGATATCCTCGTGCACGGCCGATCGAATAATATCATTGTTAAAGAGATCGCCGGGACGGAAGCGGCGTTTCGATCGCTGATGAAAACATGGTTCACGCATTCATCGTTGTTTGCCATGTTGAAATCGTTCGCCTCAAAGGACCATACCGTGATAGTGACATCTGACCACGGTTCGGTGCTCTGTCAGCGGGGAACGATGGCGCACGGTAAGCGGACGACCTCGACCAATCTCCGATACAAGTACGGAGATAACCTGAACTCGGATCCGAAGGAGTCGGTGATAATCAAAAAGCCCGACCAGTGGCGGTTGCCGTCACTCGGCCTGGCCACGACGTTTATCCTGGCGAAGGAAGATTTCTATTTTGTTTACCCCAATAAATTCAACGAGATGGTGCGGCATTTCCAGAATTCGTTTCAGCACGGAGGCATTTCTCTCGAGGAGATGGTGGTGCCGCTTGCCATTCTTAATCCGAAATAG
- a CDS encoding HAMP domain-containing sensor histidine kinase yields MASSKSTKSRSVDHLYVGKSTVFKIFLLGGVTIISAIFIWYTFRVIDELQQDTRSQVEKYVRMWQLAANSNLSGGELQFIFDEIIVKANFPIIVLDSGREPIHHRNVPGVKPGDMSPQTIVRLKKEAAEMIEQNGEFPLVFSGLSHGFVNYLCYGDSSAINQLKIMPFVEIGIIVAFMIVAIVGFQNIRRSEERHIWIGMAKETAHQLGTPISSLMGWLEVIEAEKESGNYSGEEKQLLADTLANSRIDVVRLQKVANRFGQIGSIPELKSADLNETIREAVDYYRRRLPFEGKGIQLEFAPTQLPPVDLNPELFGWALENLIKNSLQAVDSKTGRVDLKTSPSDRDGWVVVEITDNGPGIPPRSSRKIFNAGFTTKKRGWGLGLTLVKRIVEEYHNGRIILRRSKPGETTFEIQLPVAK; encoded by the coding sequence ATGGCGTCATCCAAAAGTACAAAGAGTCGCAGTGTCGACCATCTGTACGTCGGAAAATCGACCGTATTCAAAATTTTTCTTCTCGGCGGCGTCACGATCATATCGGCGATTTTCATCTGGTACACGTTTCGCGTTATCGACGAACTGCAGCAGGATACCCGTTCACAGGTGGAGAAGTATGTTCGGATGTGGCAGTTGGCGGCCAACTCGAACCTGTCGGGCGGGGAACTTCAGTTCATTTTCGACGAGATCATAGTCAAAGCCAATTTCCCTATAATCGTTTTAGACAGCGGACGAGAGCCGATTCATCACCGCAATGTGCCCGGAGTTAAGCCGGGAGACATGTCGCCTCAGACGATTGTACGTCTGAAGAAAGAAGCGGCGGAGATGATCGAGCAGAACGGCGAGTTTCCGCTGGTGTTTTCGGGGTTGTCGCACGGGTTCGTGAATTATCTCTGTTATGGTGATTCGAGCGCCATCAACCAGCTCAAGATTATGCCGTTCGTGGAAATCGGGATAATCGTGGCGTTTATGATCGTGGCGATAGTCGGTTTTCAGAATATCCGGCGCAGCGAAGAGCGGCACATCTGGATCGGCATGGCCAAGGAGACGGCGCATCAATTGGGCACGCCGATATCATCGCTGATGGGTTGGCTGGAGGTTATCGAAGCGGAGAAAGAATCCGGCAACTATTCCGGCGAGGAGAAGCAGCTTCTGGCCGACACCCTCGCCAACAGCAGAATTGATGTGGTGCGGCTGCAGAAGGTCGCCAACAGATTCGGGCAGATAGGTTCGATTCCTGAGTTGAAAAGCGCCGACCTCAACGAAACGATACGGGAAGCGGTGGATTATTACAGGCGGCGACTTCCTTTTGAAGGCAAGGGGATCCAGCTTGAGTTTGCCCCGACGCAGCTTCCGCCGGTCGACTTGAATCCGGAGCTTTTCGGGTGGGCGCTGGAGAATTTGATAAAGAATTCGCTTCAGGCGGTAGATTCCAAGACCGGGCGGGTGGATTTGAAGACTTCGCCATCGGATCGCGACGGATGGGTGGTTGTTGAGATTACTGACAACGGTCCGGGTATCCCGCCGAGGTCATCGCGCAAGATTTTTAATGCCGGTTTCACCACCAAGAAACGGGGATGGGGGCTTGGCCTGACACTCGTGAAACGGATCGTTGAAGAGTATCACAATGGACGTATAATCTTGCGCAGGTCGAAGCCGGGAGAAACGACCTTCGAGATTCAACTTCCGGTGGCAAAGTAA
- the serS gene encoding serine--tRNA ligase yields the protein MLDLKFIRENPDLVKAGLKKKYDNSNIDKILGLDDRRREIIRQVEALKAERNAASAEIAKKKKAGEPADNAIEAMRKVGENIAAMDNDLREVQQQINDLLAWIPNLPHESVPVGPDETAAVVVREWGEIKKPDFEVLPHWEFGEKKGWLDLPAAARISGAGFYLLKGTGARLQRALVNYMLDVHTKSGFTEIAPPYLVGADAMFGTGQLPKMAEDMYRTENDNMYLIPTGEVPVTNLYRGEILSYKDLPMNMVCYTPCFRREAGAAGKDTRGMIRVHQFDKVELVKIVRPESSYDELESLTAQAEKILQGLDIPYRVAALASGDLSFAAAKCYDLELWAMGVGKYLEVSSVSNFQDFQARRMNCRFRDEDKTVKFPHTLNGSGVALARLVAAILENYQNVDGGLTVPRALRPYMDGAETIG from the coding sequence ATGTTGGACCTCAAATTCATACGCGAAAACCCGGATCTGGTAAAAGCCGGGCTAAAAAAGAAATACGATAACTCCAATATAGACAAAATACTTGGGCTCGATGACCGTCGGCGCGAAATAATCCGCCAGGTCGAGGCCCTCAAAGCCGAACGCAATGCCGCTTCGGCCGAAATCGCCAAAAAGAAAAAGGCTGGAGAACCGGCCGATAACGCGATCGAGGCGATGCGAAAGGTTGGCGAAAACATTGCCGCCATGGATAATGATCTTCGCGAGGTCCAGCAGCAAATCAACGACCTTTTGGCCTGGATACCTAATCTCCCTCACGAATCAGTACCGGTCGGGCCGGATGAAACCGCCGCGGTGGTTGTGCGCGAGTGGGGCGAGATCAAGAAGCCGGATTTCGAGGTTTTGCCGCACTGGGAGTTTGGCGAAAAGAAGGGTTGGCTGGATCTTCCGGCAGCCGCGCGCATATCCGGGGCCGGGTTTTATCTGCTCAAAGGCACCGGCGCGCGACTTCAGCGGGCGCTGGTCAATTACATGCTCGATGTCCACACCAAGAGCGGCTTCACCGAAATAGCCCCGCCGTATCTGGTCGGTGCGGATGCTATGTTCGGAACCGGGCAGCTTCCGAAGATGGCCGAAGATATGTACCGGACCGAGAACGACAATATGTATCTGATTCCGACCGGCGAAGTGCCGGTGACTAATCTCTACCGGGGCGAGATTCTGAGTTACAAGGACCTTCCGATGAACATGGTTTGCTATACGCCCTGTTTTCGTCGCGAGGCAGGAGCGGCCGGCAAGGATACGCGCGGGATGATACGGGTACATCAGTTCGACAAAGTCGAGCTGGTGAAGATTGTCCGTCCGGAGAGTTCCTACGATGAGCTTGAGTCGCTGACAGCCCAGGCGGAGAAGATACTTCAGGGACTGGATATTCCATATCGGGTGGCCGCTCTGGCGAGCGGTGATTTGTCTTTCGCGGCGGCCAAGTGTTATGATCTCGAGTTGTGGGCGATGGGGGTAGGCAAGTATCTCGAGGTATCATCGGTATCCAATTTCCAGGATTTCCAGGCGCGGCGGATGAACTGCCGGTTCCGCGATGAGGATAAGACGGTGAAATTCCCGCACACGCTGAATGGTTCGGGAGTGGCGCTGGCGCGTCTGGTCGCGGCGATACTCGAGAATTATCAGAATGTCGACGGCGGCCTGACAGTGCCGCGCGCTCTTCGGCCGTACATGGACGGGGCGGAAACTATCGGATAA
- the rpmB gene encoding 50S ribosomal protein L28, whose protein sequence is MAKACEICGKKPTTGNNVSHAHNITKRRFNPNLQTVRALVDGKPKRVTVCTSCLKAGKVTKNIRVKKTSAVAINQ, encoded by the coding sequence ATGGCAAAAGCATGTGAAATATGCGGCAAGAAACCGACCACGGGAAACAACGTATCCCATGCGCACAATATTACCAAGAGACGGTTTAATCCGAATCTTCAGACTGTTCGCGCTCTGGTTGATGGTAAGCCGAAACGCGTCACGGTGTGTACTTCTTGTTTGAAGGCCGGCAAGGTCACCAAGAATATCCGTGTCAAGAAGACCAGTGCTGTTGCGATCAATCAGTAG